The region AGGAGTCTGACCCAGCTAAATTGTTGTGTTCACTACTTTCCTCCTAACTATTCTGGGTGAACAAAGGCTACCACACTTCTGCTCAGAAGGAGAGGTCACCGAGGTCCAGACACACCACTTGCGTCCCTCTCCATGGCAAAGCAGTTTCTCTTTCTACAAGGAGAAATGCGTGGTGAACATCAGCAAAACGGTTTGTTCTTGAAGCCCCATGACATGGGGTGAGGGATTGGGAAGGGGGGCACCATCAGCGTGGGAGACTATCAGCATTCCCAGGAGTGTTCTTGGCGTGCTGAACGCTATGTGCCCGCTTTTGAGGTGGGAGAGGTGGAGGGAAAGCTACTCAAACTGAGCCTATTTTTAAGGGGATGGGTTTTCCCTTAAACCCTCAGAAGAGAGTGTGGAAGGTTCTGAGAGACAAGAACTAAATGTGCTTCATTACTTGTTCCTGGAGGATCAGTGCCTTCTGGTCGATGAATAACACTCAAGGAAAGCTTCTTTTCCTCACCTTGCTGCCAGGAGAGCTTTATGGCTTTCGTCTGGTCTTTGTTTTGGGTGGTAACATCCTGGAAGCAGGACTGAGCCTCTGGCTTTGGGGCTGTGTGCCCTGcagtaagagaaagaaatgtgcCACTCACTGTTGAGGGAATAGGTTAAGTTGGGCTGCaataagaaaagcaacagtGCTGCTAGGAGCTCCCAGCTGAGCAAAAGAGAAGTTCATTCTGCTCTGGGTTAATACTGCTTTGAGTCTTGGCTCCCAACTTTTtgggcaggggaaggagaaagatgatGCAGAGCACAGTGCAGTTTCATGCCTTTCAAAGCAGGACAGTAGCGAAAGGAGAGCGAGCAAGAGAGAAGCCAGTAAATTTCTTAAaccttcttttctgcttgaCTCCAGAAAACTCGCAACAGGCACCAGAGGTGTCACcataacatttttcttatgCTTATGCAAAGTGCAGGCCTGTGCATGGTGGAAGAGCAGCAGTGTGCAGCCATCAGCTCACCTTTGGTCCCATGTCTGATCCTTAATATGCCTTTGGATCCGCTCTCCAGCATTTTGTGCTCTGTGTGGTCTCCTGGCTCCCGATCTAGGAGAAAGGCTCTAGTGCCCCTCTCAGTCAAGAGGCCCTTGGTGACGTCTCCTGTTGCAGTCACGTCCAAATGGGTCGTTTTACTGTCAGAGCTCAGGAACTTACTACTTGATGAAGCATCTACCTCTGCTGTGTTGGAGCTTTCACACTGCCTGCTCGTCTCCTGCTCCTCCCATGTTTCATGGTGGACAGGGCTGTCTCCTTTGCTCTCCATTTTATCGTGGGCCAGCCTGGCTGTAGGGAATAAAATTCACAGACTATGCTTAGTGTCTTCCAGCACAAGAACCAACAACCCattctcctgctctgcctcctctAAGCAAGGCCTAGGTTAGCAGTATTTTGGAGATGCTGTGCACACAGAAGCGGAGAGACTCACCTTCATCCAAGTCATCTTCCTGGGGGCTTTCTGAGACattatctcttttcttccctgattCTCTCAGTGATACTTCAGTTTCCTGGGAGATCTCCATCTTTACTGGGTGGGCAGCTAAACCGAACAATGTTGTCTTTCCTCCACCAGCAGCTGGCGATGTGCATACCACAGGCTCCTTGTCTGGTTTGCAGGACGTCTCGGGCTGCTTGCTTGTCACTTGGTGCTCAAGTGATTCTTGGGTAGGCTCTTGGTGCACAAGATGCTCTGTTGTGCTTCCCACCTCCCCTTGGGCTGGCCCACCTACTGGGAGAACAGTTCCGTGTCTGCCTCTTAACATGCCTTCAGATCCGCTCTCCAGTGTTTCTTGCCCTGTGTTGTCTCCTGGCTCCTGATCTAGGAGAGGGGCACTAGTGCTCCTCTCAGCCAAGAGGTCCTTGGTGACGTCTTCCATAGCAGTAACCTCCAAATGCGTCATTTTACTGTCAGAGCTCAGGAACTTGCTTCTTGACGAAGCATCTACCTCTGCTATGTTGGAGCTTTCACACTGCCTGCTCGTCTCCTGCTTCTCCCGTGTTTCATGGTGGACAGGGCTGTCTCCTTTGCTCTCCATTTTATCGTGGGCCAGCCTGGCTGTAGGGAATAAAATTCACAGACTATGCTTAGTGTCTTCCAGCACAAGAACCAACAACCCattctcctgctctgcctcctctAAGCAAAGGCCCAGGTTAGCAACATTTTGGAGATGCTATACATGCAGAAGAGGAGAGACTCACCTTCATCCAAGTCATCATCTTTCCGGGGCCCTTCTGAGGTATtatctcttctcttccctgatTCTCTCAGTGATAATTCAGTTTCCTGGGGAATCTCCATCTTTACTGGGTGGGCAGCTAAATCCAATGATGTTGTCTTTCCTCCATCAGCAGCTGGTGATTTGCACAGCAGAGACTCCTCCTCTGGTTTGCAGGAGGTCTCACGCTGCCTGCTCATCGCTTGGTGCTCAAGTGATTCTTGGGTGGGCTTTTGGTGCACAAGATGTTCTGCTGTGCTCTCCACCTCCCCTTGGGCTGGTCCACCTGCTGGGAGCAGAGTGCAAGAGCTCAACTAGCCATGCAGGGTATAAAAATACCCAATGCTTTACCATCACCCTGTAAAACTCCTAgttcttgcatttcagaaacacCTGCCCTCAGCAAGATGAGGAATGAATATGGTGACCAAAGGTAAGAAAACTCACGGGTCGAGATGGAGACAACTGAACAGGTGAAGCAAAAGGCTGTAAAATCACAAGTGATGCAAAGGCAATCGCTCACTAATGCCAGGCCAGTCTCTGAGCAATGGCCACGTTGGAAGCCACTCATATACACACACCCTTCTTCCTGTATCCCAGTTTTCA is a window of Cuculus canorus isolate bCucCan1 chromosome 8, bCucCan1.pri, whole genome shotgun sequence DNA encoding:
- the LOC104058163 gene encoding torsin-1A-interacting protein 2 isoform X3 is translated as MEETPSVNLSGAGGPAQGEVESTAEHLVHQKPTQESLEHQAMSRQRETSCKPEEESLLCKSPAADGGKTTSLDLAAHPVKMEIPQETELSLRESGKRRDNTSEGPRKDDDLDEARLAHDKMESKGDSPVHHETREKQETSRQCESSNIAEVDASSRSKFLSSDSKMTHLEVTAMEDVTKDLLAERSTSAPLLDQEPGDNTGQETLESGSEGMLRGRHGTVLPVGGPAQGEVGSTTEHLVHQEPTQESLEHQVTSKQPETSCKPDKEPVVCTSPAAGGGKTTLFGLAAHPVKMEISQETEVSLRESGKKRDNVSESPQEDDLDEARLAHDKMESKGDSPVHHETWEEQETSRQCESSNTAEVDASSSSKFLSSDSKTTHLDVTATGDVTKGLLTERGTRAFLLDREPGDHTEHKMLESGSKGILRIRHGTKGHTAPKPEAQSCFQDVTTQNKDQTKAIKLSWQQGFLMGFVLFCLCLLGFVNLTSKSQPANKNPMVKEFVSQFGQLQNRFPGQSPHLWFRGRVLLQKHLNASHHTQPAIIIFTAARKGERTLRCLSTHVADTYSAALRASTVHINGTAKSRLHSDQAKQEVDVELSSAFQAGSRAAVVHHFELLPAEATLIFYKYCDHESAAFKDVALLLTVLLEEETLETDISLVQVEERVHDFLWAKFTNNRTPSSHDHMDTDKLSGLWSRISHLVLPIHPVPTIEKEGCHTKS
- the LOC104058163 gene encoding torsin-1A-interacting protein 2 isoform X2: MEETPSVNLSGGGPAQGEVESTAEHLVHQKPTQESLEHQAMSRQRETSCKPEEESLLCKSPAADGGKTTSLDLAAHPVKMEIPQETELSLRESGKRRDNTSEGPRKDDDLDEARLAHDKMESKGDSPVHHETREKQETSRQCESSNIAEVDASSRSKFLSSDSKMTHLEVTAMEDVTKDLLAERSTSAPLLDQEPGDNTGQETLESGSEGMLRGRHGTVLPVGGPAQGEVGSTTEHLVHQEPTQESLEHQVTSKQPETSCKPDKEPVVCTSPAAGGGKTTLFGLAAHPVKMEISQETEVSLRESGKKRDNVSESPQEDDLDEARLAHDKMESKGDSPVHHETWEEQETSRQCESSNTAEVDASSSSKFLSSDSKTTHLDVTATGDVTKGLLTERGTRAFLLDREPGDHTEHKMLESGSKGILRIRHGTKGHTAPKPEAQSCFQDVTTQNKDQTKAIKLSWQQGEEKKLSLSVIHRPEGTDPPGTRFLMGFVLFCLCLLGFVNLTSKSQPANKNPMVKEFVSQFGQLQNRFPGQSPHLWFRGRVLLQKHLNASHHTQPAIIIFTAARKGERTLRCLSTHVADTYSAALRASTVHINGTAKSRLHSDQAKQEVDVELSSAFQAGSRAAVVHHFELLPAEATLIFYKYCDHESAAFKDVALLLTVLLEEETLETDISLVQVEERVHDFLWAKFTNNRTPSSHDHMDTDKLSGLWSRISHLVLPIHPVPTIEKEGCHTKS
- the LOC104058163 gene encoding torsin-1A-interacting protein 2 isoform X1 — encoded protein: MEETPSVNLSGAGGPAQGEVESTAEHLVHQKPTQESLEHQAMSRQRETSCKPEEESLLCKSPAADGGKTTSLDLAAHPVKMEIPQETELSLRESGKRRDNTSEGPRKDDDLDEARLAHDKMESKGDSPVHHETREKQETSRQCESSNIAEVDASSRSKFLSSDSKMTHLEVTAMEDVTKDLLAERSTSAPLLDQEPGDNTGQETLESGSEGMLRGRHGTVLPVGGPAQGEVGSTTEHLVHQEPTQESLEHQVTSKQPETSCKPDKEPVVCTSPAAGGGKTTLFGLAAHPVKMEISQETEVSLRESGKKRDNVSESPQEDDLDEARLAHDKMESKGDSPVHHETWEEQETSRQCESSNTAEVDASSSSKFLSSDSKTTHLDVTATGDVTKGLLTERGTRAFLLDREPGDHTEHKMLESGSKGILRIRHGTKGHTAPKPEAQSCFQDVTTQNKDQTKAIKLSWQQGEEKKLSLSVIHRPEGTDPPGTRFLMGFVLFCLCLLGFVNLTSKSQPANKNPMVKEFVSQFGQLQNRFPGQSPHLWFRGRVLLQKHLNASHHTQPAIIIFTAARKGERTLRCLSTHVADTYSAALRASTVHINGTAKSRLHSDQAKQEVDVELSSAFQAGSRAAVVHHFELLPAEATLIFYKYCDHESAAFKDVALLLTVLLEEETLETDISLVQVEERVHDFLWAKFTNNRTPSSHDHMDTDKLSGLWSRISHLVLPIHPVPTIEKEGCHTKS